In the genome of Salvelinus sp. IW2-2015 linkage group LG25, ASM291031v2, whole genome shotgun sequence, one region contains:
- the fbxo5 gene encoding F-box only protein 5 — protein MKYPSNYEEARFSCDMEKHVTYKESGLKTSPLKECVQVVAKSQLSPCITTAANFCLKDDVKGVHNKENNQHNVDLDEVNLGCEAFEDSGFLSLQNSQIEDFDNIKELEKSPGQDIFSPSTPLADYHNKAKHTVSQLPILKFQHAVCQELANSFKRTQSYDWSVISRIAEDSGLERVIGGHVGLECMDVLKALLERDMKHILTRILRLLGDVDLISCRKVSKTWRKVICQDKSALCRCDQAKERLGDPRTSAGRENVGSLTRDAALSRVVMSCMQRVASTPIQKSTNRMRSQREGTHTLCCSQQSRFREYQEAASLLKQHESLKPCKRCGSPAKHNADAMRATCTRLSCAFDFCTLCQGPFHGSSACQTGLARGPSSSRANPILIGSARSKRNVRRL, from the exons atgaaatatccgTCCAACTACGAGGAAGCCCGATTTTCATGCGACATGGAGAAACATGTCACATACAAGGAGTCTGGCCTGAAAACCTCACCACTAAAGGAATGCGTCCAAGTAGTAGCCAAATCACAGCTCTCACCATGTATCACCACAGCTGCCAACTTTTGCCTCAAGGATGATGTGAAAGGTGTTCACAATAAGGAGAACAACCAACATAATGTGGACCTTGACGAGGTGAATCTAGGCTGTGAAGCATTCGAGGACAGCGGTTTCCTGTCTTTACAGAACAGCCAGATAGAGGACTTTGATAACATAAAGGAACTAGAGAAGTCTCCAGGACAGGATATATTCTCCCCGAGTACTCCACTTGCTGATTATCACAACAAGGCTAAGCATACTGTCTCTCAACTCCCCATACTGAAGTTTCAACACGCTGTATGCCAAGAACTCGCCAACAGTTTCAAGAGGACCCAAAGCTATGACTGGTCTGTCATTAGCAGGATAGCAGAGGACTCCGGTCTTGAAAGGGTTATTGGTGGGCACGTGGGCCTTGAATGTATGGACGTTTTAAAAGCACTGCTGGAGAGGGACATGAAGCACATCCTCACACGGATCCTGCGTCTGCTAGGAGATGTAGACTTGATAAG CTGTAGAAAAGTGAGCAAGACCTGGAGAAAAGTAATCTGCCAAGACAAATCTGCACTCTGTAGATGCGACCAGGCTAAAGAGAGACTCGGG GACCCAAGAACCTCTGCAGGACGGGAGAATGTGGGCTCTTTGACGCGAGATGCAGCGCTGTCCCGGGTTGTGATGTCCTGTATGCAGAGAGTAGCTTCAACCCCTATCCAGAAGTCTACCAATAGGATGCGCTCCCAGAGAGAAGGCACACATACGCTGTGCTGCTCCCAGCAATCTCGCTTCAGAGAATACCAAGAG GCTGCCAGTTTGCTGAAGCAGCACGAGTCGTTGAAACCCTGTAAACGCTGCGGCTCTCCTGCCAAGCACAACGCAGACGCTATGAGGGCCACCTGTACCCGCCTCAGCTGTGCCTTTGACTTCTGCACCCTGTGCCAGGGYCCTTTTCATGGCTCCTCAGCCTGCCAGACAGGGCTGGCCCGGGGGCCTAGCAGCTCCAGAGCTAACCCTATCCTCATCGGCAGCGCTCGCAGCAAGAGGAACGTCAGACGCCTGTGA
- the mtrf1l gene encoding peptide chain release factor 1-like, mitochondrial: MAFTQAVKIHVGNVCGRSWMSSYQRGSTIMSQRQRDYGAVLCGRCPNSSQKLCPNSRAMHATQPLMITKLLSVDEIFARRSLQDYFKKMETEYRDSLTVVNMTEGQQDGEEELKVKRTRVSVLAPLIQYTRELQTKQQEFAETETLLKDDDPDMRDLAVLEREACQKAIQDVRQKILSLLIPEEESDMSDLVLEVTAGVGGQEAMLFTAEVFDMYQSFAAHQGWGFDILEYMKSEIGGLRHASASVSGPKSYKRMKFEAGVHRVQRVPKTEKQGRMHTSTMTVAVLPQPTEITFTINAKDLRIETKRASGAGGQHVNTTDSAVRIVHLPTGVVSECQQERSQLKNKEKAMKFLRAKLYSMRLEEETSKRYTARKVQIGTKGRSEKIRTYNFPQDRITDHRIGKTVHDVRDFLVGEELLEEMNVALEEFSNQEILMDILGENDSD, from the exons ATGGCTTTTACTCAAGCAGTCAAAATACACGTAGGGAACGTGTGTGGTCGGTCCTGGATGTCCTCTTACCAGAGGGGGTCTACTATCATGTCCCAAAGACAAAGAGATTACGGAGCGGTTCTATGCGGTAGATGTCCAAATTCGTCCCAAAAGCTTTGCCCAAATAGTAGAGCTATGCATGCAACTCAGCCATTGATGATTACGAAGTTACTGTCAGTGGACGAGATCTTTGCCAGAAGATCACTACAGGACTACTTCAAGAAGATGGAGACAGAGTACAGAGATAGTCTGACAGTTGTCAACATGACAGAGGGACAGCAGGATGGTGAAGAGGAATTGAAAGTGAAGAGGACAAGAGTTTCTGTACTAGCCCCACTAATCCAGTACACCAGAGAGCTTCAGACAAAACAGCAGGAATTTGCTGAAACTGAAACATTACTGAAAG ATGACGACCCAGACATGCGTGACCTGGCAGTCCTTGAGAGGGAGGCTTGTCAGAAAGCGATTCAAGATGTTAGACAAAAG ATCCTGTCCCTCTTGATCCCTGAGGAGGAGTCAGACATGAGTGACCTGGTCCTGGAGGTCACCGCAGGGGTCGGAGGTCAGGAGGCCATGCTCTTCACTGCAGAGGTCTTTGACATGTACCAGAGCTTTGCAGCACACCAGGGCTGGGGGTTTGACATCCTGGAGTACATGAAAAGTGAAATAG GTGGGTTACGGCATGCATCAGCCAGTGTCAGTGGTCCTAAGAGCTACAAGAGGATGAAGTTTGAGGCAGGTGTGCATCGCGTGCAGAGAGTCCCTAAGACTGAGAAACAGGGCCGAATGCACACCAGCACCATGACAGTGGCAGTGCTACCCCAGCCCACAGAG atCACTTTCACAATTAATGCGAAGGACTTGAGGATTGAAACCAAGAGGGCGAGTGGAGCCGGGGGCCAGCATGTCAACACCACAGACAGCGCAGTGCGAATAGTTCATCTACCGACAG GTGTGGTATCAGAATGCCAGCAGGAAAGATCCCAGCTGAAAAATAAGGAAAAGGCCATGAAGTTTCTACGTGCCAAACTCTATAGTATGAGGCTGGAAGAAGAGACCAGTAAGCGATATACTGCACGGAAAGTCCAG ATTGGTACCAAAGGTAGATCTGAGAAAATCAGGACCTACAACTTTCCCCAGGACCGAATCACAGATCATCGGATTGGGAAAACAGTGCATGATGTCAGGGACTTTCTTGTGGGCGAAGAACTTCTAGAGGAAATGAATGTGGCACTAGAGGAGTTCTCTAACCAGGAGATTCTCATGGACATTCTTGGAGAAAATGACTCTGATTAA